CCAAACACACAGAATACCCTTTTTGTTAGCATCaataattaaaaccaaaaaaaccttaaaccGTCGTCTTCAATTCTCGTTTAGACTCTGCAGAGGTTTTGAAGTTCTACAAAAAGCAAAAGCCATTGCCGAGCTTTTgcaaaaatacatgaaatatttgttaaaaaaaccGTTCCATTTATATGAGtaagaagaagaaattttagGAAATAATAGCATTGAAGATATCAGTTGGCTTTGTTCCCTTTCTGAATCCGAGCTTGTAagttatcttttttttttttctctgtctAAATGAAAATCGGTAAAGAAGTTAAgcatttaattgaaataaaatttgaacccgATTTGCAGGATTTTCTGATTAGCTTAAAGAAGCTTGCCGTGAAACGTGCTATTGCAATTGGACATGTTCAACTAGCcaataaatttgatttgaagGTGCTTCAAGCCCCTGGTATTTTTCCCATTACATTTGTTTTTACTTGTTAATTTGATAGTTTGTTTTGATGGGTTGCCCTTGCATTTTTGGTTCTTTCAATGCTGTTTTGGGAAGTTTGGATTTTGAATTAGTATGGCACCCCTGGGCTGCTTCTGTGCTTATGTAATGCAAGCTTAATTGTAAAAGATTGTGGCTTTGACTCATTCCTTGTACTGTCTTCGTAGTTTCTTAAAGTGTGTTGAAATACTATACTTTGAGGAATATTTCACCACCTTTGCAAGTCATGCATATTGCATTTGATTTCGGTGACATTACCTATAGAGTAAGAAAGATACTGAACATAGAACATCACTCTTACATTGTATTCAAACTTGACATAGGGGATTTATTGTTGAACCAACATTTGGAAATACTTTTTGGAACCCTTTGCTTTATTTGGtacatgatttttgaaaatacataTGCTAGGGCTTTTGGTGCGAATTGCCGAGAACATGGGAGGTTTCATTCTAGAACCTTGTATATTTTCTGTTTCTCCTTAGTTCTCTGTTTGGTTCTCACGATATTTCAGTTTCTCATGTTCTTTGTTATGACTCGGTTCAATCTAGACTTCAGTTTTTGCTTGTTATTCCCTTATATGTATAGTTGATCTTGGTTGTtaaattctttatatatatatatatatatttaggataACCATTGTCTTGTGACTTTTAATAGGCTTTATTTTGATGGAATGTCTCAAAGAAAAGGTTAAGGACCTGTCACTTATTCCTAGCTTGGTAAATTCTGCTTCGTTTCTTGATTATctgatttattaaaatgtaaGCTCGAGCCTGTGATGAGCATTGAAGAGCTAAAGAATCACATTGCATTTAAAGCAAGAAAGGAATTTTACGAAAGGTATGTTTGAAACTatcaatttgaatttatatatagatTTCCTAGTTAAGAATGCATCCATGATTCTCGTACCAACAATCATCATTGTGTTCACTTTGGTAGGTTAGTATTTGCCTTCAACaaccagaaaaagaaaaaaataataaaacaatttgtGGAAAGCTATTCTAGACTAGGAATTAGATTCTTATTTTAGCTCACTCCTCCTGGGACCTGGTTCTTTTCAATACCGAAAATTTTCAGTATCATGAGCATAGGAATTAGTCTCGCATTTCCTTCATTTAGAAATCTAGTGGGATTAAGTCTTATGGTcagtttttatttcattgaatTTCAATCTTGTTAATGCTGAAGAAACAATACATGTCATTACTGATGAGATTAATCATTAATAGATGACCATAATTCCTTGTTGGTTGCTGCTGTCAGTGTGTGAAACCAGAACAATATTGAAACAGTAGCATGTAAATGTCACCATCTTCATTCATAGACTATTGTAGTTCTATTCCCTTTGGAAAAAAACTTCAATATGATGTGAAGTGTTTATAGAACTAAATCTTCGAGTTGAAATGATCGTAGCTCGACCTTTTATCGttttacgatttttttttttggttttgggagAATCCACTTCCTATGGTATTATGTTAGATCATGAAAATTGTACAGCAATGTTAGTACATATACAATGAAATCCAAAAATGTGGGGGTGAATATGATCATGGGATTCCTTTTGCATCAGTCAGAGCAAGGCAAGAAAGATTGAAGAGGCCCTTCATGTTCTTAGTCTTTTTTACAATAAAGGATCTTCTAAGAGATATTGCTTAATCAAAATTCCTAATAAAGTATACAACTTTGATGGAATTGTGGCCCTTGACCATTTCGTACGTaccactatttttaaaaaaattatttttaaatccaaTTTGTCTTGTAACCAACAGAATAAAGTTAAAAAGGATGATGCACTAAACGGTGCTGGAAAACTCTTATGAACGTGGATGTTTTTTTGaggttaaattatgttattagtaAATTGTGAATCTAATtctgaattttaatttgaacttttttaatttatgtatattttgaattttaaaatctcagTTTTGGTTAACCGGttgttgttaaattcattaggttatgttattttcaaagttttatgCGACAAACATAATATGACATGTGTAATGCTATGTCAGcttgttatttttacatattacttaCAAGAAAGTTTATAGACTTAATGGCTGTGATTTGTGTCAAGattgaaaattctaaatttgaaaagtatagggattaaaaaagatcaaattgaaaaactcTGACTAAATCTACAATTTTACCCATAGTATAaaactaatagcagaatttagccaacatatttaaaatatatatataaagacaaaatttgacaaaatcaaaaagtacaaagaattaaaattgatcaaaataaaacatagaaacTCTTAATCAGTGGTCGAGGGTTCGATCCTCGCTTTGAATATAGAGCAACTTTAAAACTCGTGGTTAGCATTTATAATGGGTTTACAGAATACGAATAATTAGTTACTTATCTCGCCCGGTAAATAcctttagaaataaaaaaaaaactaacttaaacataattttttaaaccaaTAGATGAATTTTAGTCCATAATTATGGactaatataataaattcatagtttttcaaaaatatcattcaataaaattaccatTGGATATTAATATCTGCAACATTTTTAGTATTCTCAAACTGCCACATTTTTGTAAGAAGAGGAAAGTCTTCACATCCTTCCATGCTTTGCTTTGGATTGAAAtgtcaaaagagaaaaaagagcataataataataataatattaagattaaaGTTATAGTTGAGAGAGGCTAATTAGTCTAATTAGGGCTGtgaagaaatgattaaatatagtTCCCCTTTGTCCCCTCACCTctccaaaagaaaagaaaagaaaagaagagaaaaaacaGACCAACTCTACATCATAAATTTATCCCATTTCTTTGCCCATATATACCTTTGAAACTCTCTAATACGAAACAAAAGACAAGACAAAATGATCATGTAACAACAAAACCCAAAACACACTTGCAGGACAAGATAGACACATGATGATGATGAGATTTGACATATTGGGtcatattatataaatactGTACTCCATATATTACATGGTCGACAATGAGCTACAAAAAGTAGTCATATACAAAGCATGCAAAGGAATCTTATCGTATCataattttggtttaagattACAAACATATATTGTCGGTTAAAAACATTGATTATTGGATTAATTAAATGGACGTTGGACCTCAAAAGATTTTGCTTCAGCCTCAAGCAActcttaataaaaattattcccTATCCAATATGAGATCATCAAACAGTATATTGGAATTGGGATATggatctaattaaataaaacgaaGAAACTTTCAACTTTGATAAGAaatctttattattatacccAATGCACGAGCTTATTATGACTTTTGGGTTAaggtgttatatatatatatatatatcctttcAAAGGTCAATGTCACCAAAAATTACTAGTCTTTAATTTGTTCACGTCAAGGGTCTAGGCAGGATCTTACCATTGTAATCACAAAATCTTTGCTGACAATATTTCATTATAATACTAGTATTTTCTTCATTGTTACTTCTTTTATTAGGATTCtataaatttattgtatttaataatgATGTTTTCACAAGCAAAAtgcattgaaaaataaatataattctaCCTCTATAAATTGTTTTTGGAGTTATATATGGTGGTTTAGTATCAAAcatacttaatttaatgatttatgtattattaatatattaaatataaattaattttgttatgtccaacaaattacacaaaaataatttattcaaccaaaataaaatcaataattgaAGTGGAAAGGTGTTGACCctcactttttttataaaaatattataagtaaaTATCTGAATAACTATAGAATCAAAACATTAGAATACATAGATAGATGATTGTACATGCACATGATGGGATTAGAGAGCGCACATACATATGATGGAATTTAAATCGAGTAATTAAGATCGCtaacaataataaaacttaattgcAAATAAAATCTCACTTTTGcattatatgataataatttttattagtacTTGAtacattttcaatataaattcatcaaatgtaCTTCAGATACTATATTGACCCTATGTGAATATTCCTTGCATATTCTCTTCACTAATTGACTAAACTTGTATTGTTATTACTTGAAATGCAATTGCTTGCTTTGAATATATGCAtaatttgaagtttgaaaatggtgGATGTTAGGTATTCTATTATATCATTCAAAGCTACATTTAAAAGAAagatttaatgaaaatgaatgaGTTCAATGAACGGTTAGATTTCTCATGGATTTGATAGATGTAACATCAAATCTATTCATaatttgattttctctttcttttttgttagcTAATACTCAATGTTTAAACTTATACTTTGAACCTATGATTTTGGcctcacaaaatttttattGCATCAAATCACCCCACCCAACACAGATTGGCATATGTGAATTCAAGATATgaaaagagaataaatttctataaaatgGGGAAATAGGTGGCTGCAAATATCAAATAGTATGTGAATTCAAGATATgaaaagagaataaatttctataaaaGGGGGAAATAGGGTGGCTGCAAATATCAAATAGAGGAGTTTCATGGATTTACTTAAATTGACAATATTGGCAGAAAGTTTAGGTGAGAAAATTTGATAACTGATTGCTTCATCAAACTTCTGGCCCCCAATTTCTCAATCCCAAATTCTTCAAAAATGGCCACAATTTGACTATATTGTTTCtcaagttttaatttggtcaataTGTGTGACCTTACAAAGGAAAGAGAATCCTATACAAaagtcaaatgaaaaaaaaagaaaaattgttggGATGGACttgattaagcaacaagtaaaaaaaatagcggaataaattgagaaattgaacacacaaactTAAAGTGGAAAACCtcctctaaagaggataaaaaaaatcacgggcaaagataattttattataatggaaaaagaacaaagagtacaaaaaatgaagataaaaactaaaccccgaaaacctaaaaataaagaaccctcaaaacgtaaacacaaaattctctaaatgtgttatgagttctaatatctaattggtgtattttttaaggttgtaaaagagcctatttattaGCTAAATTCATAggccaaataataataaaataatctatactaatcagagtttgattgaaacaaataaacagagtttaactaaaaaattatttttcaaatttgactgaaataggagtcatactcaaTAAATctcaccttgactcatatttccgcaatgccatctttgccaaagcccacCACAAGCCTATCTTGAATTATGTAGGGAATTAACTAAGTACACTGCCAAATTAAAACTAACCCGAGTctaattttcacgaacacagtgccctaacttttcaaaacctgcatccaaaaaaGAACTTTTCTTCAACAAAATGGTCATACcgttttccctcctatgaccaagttgcctccgctccaaacgagttgaatTCGACTCCATAACGGATAAGGGATGCCCAATTTCACCGGTCACTATAAAACctttcaaaatataaagactgccgATTCTTTTACCTTTTAGCAAAACAAGAgatccacgagatactttaacgtcactcgactcgatgttgattctacatcctttcaagtctaaaatacttaaggagatgtgattctttcataaatcaggtacatacctgacatctgagagtgtcttaatcgtcccatcgtgtatcctaattttaatagtaccaataccaattaccttactagatgaatcatttctcatgcgcacaactccaccttcaacctgactgtatgtggagaaccattctctattgtgacacatgtggaaagaacatcccgaatctaggatccactcggacgtgagcttggagttatcgctcgttgacactaacaagaaatcatcaccgctttcatcggccaaattagcaccagctacatcttcctcgttactctcaacaacttttttatttcgcagtttataacaatctgctttgacgtgacctaactttttacaatagcgacaccttttgtctcgtttctttgatgctaccaaaacggaagcttgcctatctgccttgctatccaaacgAAACTCATTGACAAGTTTGtctttactcaacaaatgacccttcacatcttcgaatgagagtttgtctctgccataaatcatggtctccctaaaagacttgtatgaatggggtaaagaacacaataatagcatagcctgatcttcatcatcaatatgaacctcaacattctttaaatcatttaaaagagtaatgaattgactgatgtgatctctaagaagctcgcattcgttcatgcgaaacgtaaatagacgttatttcaacattaaacgattagccagagacttagtcgcataaagagtttctaattTTTTCCATAAGGCAGATGAGGTCTTTTCCATCAATActcctgcaataccgtattcgcgaggcacaactggattgcagacaaggtcttttcatcaagctcttcccattctatttgatttagattctcaggcttttttctcggtaacaacctttttcaagccagtttgaactagaattgccatcatccaaacttaccacagattgaaatttgtctcaccatcgaacttctcaatttcaaaccttgttgctgccatctctgaacaggctgatttatgaaaattaaactagctctaataccaattgttcggattgacccgattaagcaacaagtaaaaaaaatagcggaataaattgagaaattaaacacactaatttaacgtggaaaaatccctccaaacaggataaaaaaaccacgggcaaagataattttattatatggtaaaagaacgaagagtaccaaagatggagataaaaactaaaccccgaaaacctgaaaacaaaaaactctcaaaacataaacacaaaattctctaaatgtgttatgagttctaatctctaatgggtgtattttctaaggttgtaaaagagcctatttataggctaaattcataggtcaaataataataaaataatctagattaattagagtttgattgaaacaaataaatagagtttaactgaaagattatttcttaaatttgactgaaataagagtcatactcaacaaaaACACATGTGAATTAAATGTAGCGTTTAATTcaattgattgattgatttatttattattaagaagtGACCTCTATAACATAGATTTTTGCGGTTAATTAGGAATGTTATTTGAAATTTGGACACTAAACTCAACATTTGAGTTAAGAAGAGTAATTTTGCAACTACAACAATAACTTTAAATAAGTAGGTAAGATGCATTAATCTCGCATTGAAAAGTAAAGATTTTTGAGCATATAGGCGACTGTAcaataaattatatcatatatatctTTTGGGAAGAGAATAATGATCTTgattagtggtattagagcaaCCTTTGATTATTTGATTCCTCGTTGAGCACCCCCAACAAGTGAAGTAATCAGGGTGGACCAAACGTGGTTCTATGTTGAATCCTTGAGGTGacgttgtaaaaaaaaataaaaaaactcgtgataaaataaataagacgGATCAATTTCAACTCCACGTTAAGTCCTTAAAGTAGGGTTGCGAAAAAAACGTGTGACAAAGATTGAGGggaatataatattaaaaagcaAACCTAATCATTAATCCCATGTGGAGAATGactaaaaatatattcttttgaatatacaagaaatttcaatatttcattttatttttgaagatctctttttaaaattttcacatgaTTTTTCAGATGTTGTAAATTCTAATGGCTGTACTTTTTCCGCACAGCATCATCATATTCCATAAGAAACAAGCAAGCATGTCATGAGTTCAACAcaaaagacttgaattttatactcattaagaattttggCAAAATAGACTTCCATTTTCCGCTAACAGACAACATTTGTAGTCTGGATGTTCCCAGCCTCGTAATTGCATGTTGCCAATCACTAACACAACCCAACCTAATTATAGGTCTTGTTTTTCACATGAATTGGACTACCAAATCagtattcaatttcattattttccacAACTCTGGGACCCTTTTTCTTCAAGGTCGAGCTCGGAGATTAAGATGGAAGGGGATGATTTTCTTGTTCAGAAATTCCTAAATCGAGTGTCTGAGATTATTTGAATTATGAGTATTTTGAATCGAATTTTAGGTTAGATTATCATAATTGTAtagcaatatatataaatatattttcaaaaagtgaTCAGAGtttgtaaaagaaattattgaataaCACTTAATTCGAAGTTTGACAAacatgatgatgataatgattataaaatttattaatttccatTTGTTTGACTAAAATTGCTTgactaattttttataaacaaaaatatgaaatgattgCTCACCTAACTAACTGACCAAATGGGTTGTGTATTTGTTCCTTCAAAAGCAGCAAAGTGTGCAGTTGTTGCATTGAAGCATTTGCATTTTTCTCTTTcactattattgttgttgttcttCACTTTACCCACCCTTCACTGTTCTCATAATCTATATTATGGCTACCTATTTTTTCCATCACATTGCAATTTGCCCAACTCTATATGTTGCCAAATTCgctatttataatatattgatatttatattattatgatgaagaaaattaaataaaaacatattaaatgtatattttttagaGTGAATAAATAATCAATACGTGATGGGAGCTACGAGTGAGCAATAAAAAtcgaaaaatcaatttaaattgaGGTGTTTGGATGGTTTATGAAATGTAAGTTAAAAAATTGTGTTGCTCGAGATCAAACtgatttctcttttatttaatttataattaaatttatttttatgatataaaagtaaatattttatattttcgaggtgaaaatgacttaaaagatttatataaaaatattctttgaaaaaagaccatttaaataaagttattgattatttttatttacttgaaaaatattttttagaaaattttacgagaaaaactttgaaactttgccaaataacattcaaaatccataaaacaaaactcattttctcaaaataagccccaaaatcaaaacaaaaaattagcatgaaaaattgaaatcgGACGAACTAAACCAGATTATGATAGACAATTCAAAAAAGCCCTACTGAATTGAACCGATATCACCTTTGATGAGAGGAAGCATAgtttataaatgtatttaacctttaaattaaaaaggcCCAAATTCTCTCCAAATCATTATATCCTTTATACATTTGAAATATAGtccaattgttaaatttattagtgtgtgccattttgaaataaaaaatgatgttgtaatgaatttaaatttaaccgAAGAATTTCAATAgtattaacaattgaacttatatttttaaatttaaaaatagaaaaactaaactccataaaataaaaataaaaaaaaattaaattttaaatataagaaGAATACAACTACTTACCTTAAATAACAGTGTTAAAAGAAGAATTAATTCTTAATGAGGAATGTTTTTGTAGGGTAGTGAAACCCTAGATCATTGACCCAAATGGTAGGAGACTAGAGTTGACCAAAAATATGATTAATCATTGGATCCATTAACTCAAAGATTTTGCCATTGAGCACCTCATTATGAACTTTGGCCTTGTCACTGGCCCCATTTGCCTTGccttattgattttctttttttttttacaaaaaaaaatttaaattccatGTCATTTATTGTATTATCCTTCACCACCTTTCTCTTTTGGAAATGGAGGCACAAATGAATGATTTTGGCATGCACCCAAAGTTGGACAATATGACAATTCATGTTCCTCTGCCTCCACAATCTATCATAATTATTCAAgcctctttctctctctctctcttttcaaagtatttatattttttatttttttaaaaattcaatctttttgtataaaaaatgcaaagaaatGTTTCAATAAGTGCTCTTTTCTactgtttttttaaattaataaatatagaaataaaaaagttaacaaatatcACTGACAAAAAAAGAAACCGCATGATttcaagtaatatatatatatatgtagatgTATGTAACCATTGGTATTCATTATTTTATGGGTTAGTGTAGCAtgcaaatatgttttaattaattgaccacAAAATTCAAGCATCATgcatatcaaaatttcaaaaaagttgaaggtttatttatttatatgtgcTGTGGCGGAGCAAAGGGACTGGCTGGGCCTCTGGtctcttaaaatatatattttttcgtaccatttataatttataaaatttttaattaataataaaattgtactagtctttttaaaataataaaaattaatttaatttttaaaaattataaaaatatagagtattaaaataataaaattatatttttactattgtaaaatataaatttgattctaactttctctcaaaaaaatttctgacTTCGTCATTGAGCATTGGAGTCGAGTCCTTAATTGTTGGTCAAACTGTATTATGTATGTAATGattaatgttgaaaatataattcaaattaacatGTTATTTTCCTACCTACGCATGCTGCGCTCACCCctactttctttttattatttaaatttagaattaatgaaattatggaacatacttgtttatatttaaaaaaatctagctAATATCATTggagaaaatttattaataattttaaagataatattattgagagaaaattataaattttgaaatatttaatatttataagttataaaataaacataaaaaatatctaatataaatacattaaaaaaattctaaacaatagtagcatgcaaattaaaattaaaatagaagccattttataacaataacaataataataataaagtagaaTTAAAAAAGTGAAGCTAAATATGTCGTGTCAGAATGGTGGTGATATGTCTTTTGTCCAACCAAAATCTAAAGAAATGGGTCCGCACCTCAGACCTTTTGCTTATTTAATAACACCTCAACCCTAGTTCCGCTCTCATTATTTCTCTCTTTACctattcttcatcttcttcggCTAGTATGTGTTGGTCCTTGAGTTTCTGCTACCTACTCTAATATTATAGATCATCTCCCTGTAGGGAAAACAACCTGCAATTAAACTAGGGTTTGAGCTTTTTCTTATTGACAGTAAAGTTTTAAGACTTGTAAAGGTAATCCTACAATATacacagagagagagagagagagggagtAGTGGTGGTACTGGATAAGAATGAAGGAGAGTGGAGGAAGGAAGCAGGGAGCAGCGTCGCCATGTGCAGCATGCAAACTTCTAAGGAGAAGGTGTGCCCATGACTGTGTTTTTGCTCCTTATTTCCCAGCCGATGAGCCCCACAAGTTTGCTAATGTCCACAAGGTCTTCGGTGCTAGCAATGTCAACAAGATGCTCcaggttttcttttatttgggaTGGCAcctctttcttcttcattccCATGCCCCTTAAGCTTTGCTCAAACTGCTGTGacttcaattaataaattaacatgatgTCACTATGAGCTCATGGGCCAGCAAGCTGATGGATTTAAACTTGCAGGAACTGCCGGTGCACCAACGGGGAGACGCGGTGAGTAGCATGGTGTATGAGGCCAACGCCCGGGTACGTGACCCCGTATACGGTTGCGTGGGAGCCATATCATCACTGCAGCAGCAGATAGACACCCTTCAAACCCAATTGGCACTGGCCCAGGCAGAGGTGGTGCACCTCCGGGTGAGGCAGACTGCATCCTATTCACATCATGGATTCGCCCCTACAAGCCCAACTAATAGCGGCTCACCCTCTTCCAACCACGGTTCACAAGTTAAGCCCATTTTTGACATGGACGTGGTAATGGACCAGGCTAGCTTGGGAGAACCCATGTGGTCATGCTAgcttaattattatatattattactctATATAGGCTACATTTTTGTCACCCTATGCTTAATTTCCCTTACGGTATAATACCTAAATCCTTTATATACAGCAAtttgaatggaaaaaaaaagggaggtGGTGGCAGCAGCGGTGGCGCTGTGGCGGCTGGAGTGGTGGTGGCGTCAAGGTCATTTAGCTTATTATAGTTTTGCAAAGGTCATGGTCATTAactatatattatgtatatatacaattttaacCTTATATATGTTTCCCCACCCCAAAAAATACCCTTATATAGTGAGTAATTTATATAATGTACTGAAGCTGGTACATGAATTTCTCCATTATAGCGAGTACTTTTCTATAATGGACCGATGAAAACCGTATCTATTATTTCCTCGGATATAAGTTACCCAGATTCAGAGTACATGTGctgatatattattttatataatatatacctGAATGATTATTATACCGTTAAAATCTTTATCAGATACAAttatacaaatatcaaatacgAACAAGAAAGTAGTTCCACAATTCAACCAAACAGCATAATTGCCAGATGTTTTTTAACcaaatcaataatcaaattgatCAAGACTATCAGTTCACTGGTGCGATTGATTCAACTAACAAGAAAAAGAGATTCAAGTCAACCAATTTTTAAACCGATTCAATCAATTCATACTAATTCTCGatctaatcaattcaaaatgATACCTTGACCTACTAATATGGTCCATACTAATTTTCGatctaatcaattcaaaatgATACCGATATGGTCCAGTTGAAACATTCTTAGATAATTGTGGTTGTTGAAACATTCTTAGATAATTGCTGTTGTTGATGAACTAAGTCCGATAATCGTCCCACATCAGTACATATTACAGAGAACTATCAGCATTCAAACAAGAGTTGGGAA
This genomic window from Gossypium raimondii isolate GPD5lz chromosome 10, ASM2569854v1, whole genome shotgun sequence contains:
- the LOC105776860 gene encoding LOB domain-containing protein 4 — its product is MKESGGRKQGAASPCAACKLLRRRCAHDCVFAPYFPADEPHKFANVHKVFGASNVNKMLQELPVHQRGDAVSSMVYEANARVRDPVYGCVGAISSLQQQIDTLQTQLALAQAEVVHLRVRQTASYSHHGFAPTSPTNSGSPSSNHGSQVKPIFDMDVVMDQASLGEPMWSC